A genomic window from Aerosakkonema funiforme FACHB-1375 includes:
- a CDS encoding MBL fold metallo-hydrolase produces the protein MLFRQLYDNETSTYTYLIADENTKEAVLVDPVIEQVDRDLKLIQELGLTLRYCLETHIHADHITGTGKLREITGCDGIVPENAQAACANRFIKDGEVLKLGDIEIKTIATLGHTDSHNSYLVNQNILLTGDSLFIRGCGRTDFQSGNPGLMYDRVTQKLFTLPDETLVYPGHDYRGHTVSTIGEEKQYNPRFVGKDRASFIEQMNNLNLPNPKKIAEAVPANQKCGNVAVMAKA, from the coding sequence ATGCTATTCCGCCAACTGTACGACAACGAAACCAGCACTTATACCTATTTAATTGCTGACGAAAACACCAAAGAAGCAGTTTTAGTCGATCCGGTGATCGAACAAGTCGATCGAGACTTAAAGTTAATCCAAGAATTAGGGCTAACTTTGCGCTATTGTTTGGAAACGCACATTCACGCCGACCACATTACGGGAACGGGTAAGTTGCGGGAAATTACAGGTTGTGATGGCATAGTGCCAGAAAATGCCCAAGCTGCTTGTGCTAACCGCTTTATTAAAGATGGGGAAGTATTAAAACTAGGGGATATTGAAATTAAGACGATCGCAACTTTAGGACATACTGACAGCCATAACTCTTACCTCGTCAATCAAAACATATTGCTAACGGGAGATTCTCTCTTTATTCGCGGTTGCGGACGAACTGATTTCCAAAGCGGCAATCCCGGTTTGATGTACGATCGCGTTACGCAAAAATTATTTACTCTGCCAGATGAAACCTTAGTTTATCCCGGTCACGATTACAGAGGACATACAGTTTCTACAATTGGTGAAGAAAAGCAATACAACCCCCGGTTTGTAGGCAAAGATCGGGCGAGTTTTATCGAACAAATGAATAACCTGAATTTGCCCAATCCCAAGAAAATTGCCGAAGCAGTACCAGCTAACCAAAAATGTGGAAATGTGGCTGTAATGGCAAAAGCTTGA
- a CDS encoding WD40 repeat domain-containing protein, which produces MAENPHLPREYDAVLGAQVVSAPDAAVLGGLAAVKRRLVSPIIQQRILALSDTLKYGKAGLELAIEFLKDESEEIRQAACGVLLENPQLPGVLKAIWTYRPTSLKILDRHSGYVTAIAFSQDGKHLFSGGELGKIIVWDLQQGEVIRTLKRHCTWVCSLIASLDKKTLVSGSCDHTISVWDWQTGAEVRSLIEYPQSIPEIATHTNHPARIISVAISRDGQTLVSGTQGKTITIWNLKNGRKIHNFTVQGHHNHITRIALTPDGQTLATGGGFHDRTIKIWHLQTGEKIRTLQPHPGGEVTALAFTPDGKTLVSGSNDKTVKVWNWQTGEEIHSLVGHQNWVTSLALSFDGKIIVSGSWDGTVKLWDLETGEEICTLGNYSGRYANVIASVNISPDGKTVVSGDRNGIIKLWSV; this is translated from the coding sequence ATGGCAGAGAATCCCCATCTACCCAGAGAATACGATGCCGTACTTGGCGCTCAAGTAGTAAGCGCACCAGATGCTGCTGTTTTAGGAGGCTTAGCAGCTGTGAAGAGACGCTTGGTCAGCCCCATTATTCAGCAACGAATTCTTGCGTTATCGGATACATTGAAGTACGGAAAAGCTGGTTTAGAGTTAGCGATCGAATTTCTCAAAGACGAATCGGAGGAAATTCGGCAAGCTGCTTGCGGAGTCCTCTTAGAAAATCCACAATTACCGGGAGTTCTCAAAGCAATATGGACATATAGGCCGACATCTTTAAAAATACTCGATCGACATTCAGGTTACGTGACTGCTATTGCTTTTAGCCAAGATGGCAAGCACTTGTTTAGTGGCGGCGAACTGGGTAAAATTATAGTTTGGGATTTGCAGCAAGGAGAAGTAATTCGCACCCTCAAAAGACATTGCACTTGGGTTTGTTCCCTCATTGCCAGCTTAGATAAAAAAACTCTCGTCAGCGGTAGCTGCGACCATACAATCTCAGTTTGGGATTGGCAAACTGGCGCAGAAGTTCGCAGTTTAATTGAATATCCGCAGTCAATCCCAGAAATTGCCACTCATACCAATCATCCAGCCAGGATTATTTCAGTTGCCATCAGTCGAGATGGGCAAACATTAGTCAGCGGCACTCAGGGCAAAACAATTACTATCTGGAATTTAAAAAACGGACGAAAAATTCATAATTTTACTGTTCAGGGGCATCACAATCATATTACGAGAATTGCTCTGACTCCAGATGGACAAACTCTGGCGACTGGCGGAGGTTTTCACGATCGCACAATTAAAATTTGGCATTTGCAAACCGGAGAAAAAATCCGCACTTTGCAACCCCATCCAGGTGGGGAAGTGACTGCCCTTGCTTTTACTCCCGACGGAAAAACTTTGGTGAGTGGCAGTAACGATAAAACAGTCAAAGTATGGAATTGGCAGACAGGAGAGGAAATACATTCTCTGGTCGGACATCAAAATTGGGTGACATCTCTTGCCCTCAGTTTTGATGGCAAAATAATCGTCAGTGGCAGTTGGGATGGCACCGTTAAATTATGGGATTTAGAGACAGGCGAAGAAATCTGCACGCTGGGCAACTATTCAGGTCGTTATGCCAATGTAATTGCATCGGTGAATATCAGTCCGGATGGAAAGACTGTTGTGAGTGGGGATAGAAACGGGATAATTAAGTTGTGGAGCGTTTGA
- a CDS encoding NAD(P)/FAD-dependent oxidoreductase has translation MIASTSQQSQTPASATPTITKTLHHQIVFIGGGSAGLTTASMLLKKNKSLDIAIIEPSHKQYYQPGWTMTGGGVFQIEDTVRDKKDFIPRQATWIADRVVKLDPDRNAVATKEGILVEYDYLIVCPGIQLDWHLIKGLKDAIGKNGVTSNYAPNYAPYTWELIKNFPGGNALFTFPNTPVKCGGAPQKVMYMADDTFRKLGVRDRTNVMFLTPATKMFAVPEYSAILDKVVAERGIDVKFRHNLKEIKGETKEAVFDVFDDSGAVVDEFTHKYDMIHVAPPQSAPDFIKQSPLAVSGSAYGWVDVDKYTLQHNRYPNIFSLGDASSLPTSKTAAAARKQAAIVAENLLAFIASQPLLHKYDGYTCCPLITGYGKTIMAEFDGYNGTVVSSFPLNPVKERWIMWMMKTTGLPWIYWNRMLKGEQFEGDYIKFMQWRQ, from the coding sequence ATGATCGCGTCAACTTCCCAGCAATCCCAGACTCCCGCGTCCGCAACTCCCACCATTACCAAGACACTGCACCACCAAATCGTTTTTATCGGCGGCGGGTCTGCCGGACTGACGACCGCCTCTATGTTATTGAAAAAAAATAAATCCCTAGATATTGCCATTATCGAACCATCGCACAAGCAGTATTACCAACCCGGTTGGACGATGACAGGTGGAGGAGTATTCCAAATTGAGGATACAGTCAGGGATAAAAAAGATTTTATACCTCGACAAGCGACTTGGATTGCAGACCGAGTGGTTAAATTAGACCCCGATCGCAATGCTGTCGCGACCAAAGAAGGTATCCTGGTTGAGTACGATTACTTAATTGTCTGTCCCGGCATTCAGTTGGACTGGCATTTAATTAAAGGATTGAAAGATGCGATCGGCAAAAATGGCGTTACCAGTAATTATGCACCTAATTACGCACCTTATACCTGGGAACTAATCAAAAATTTCCCTGGTGGAAATGCTTTATTTACCTTTCCCAACACACCAGTTAAATGTGGTGGTGCGCCGCAAAAAGTTATGTATATGGCAGATGACACCTTTCGCAAACTGGGAGTTCGCGATCGCACTAACGTCATGTTTCTCACACCAGCAACTAAAATGTTTGCCGTACCGGAATATTCAGCCATATTAGATAAAGTTGTTGCCGAACGGGGGATTGATGTTAAATTCCGGCACAACTTGAAAGAAATTAAAGGGGAAACCAAAGAAGCAGTATTTGATGTTTTCGATGATAGCGGTGCAGTTGTCGATGAATTTACCCACAAGTACGACATGATTCACGTCGCACCGCCGCAAAGCGCACCGGACTTTATTAAACAAAGTCCTTTGGCAGTTTCTGGTAGCGCCTATGGTTGGGTAGATGTGGATAAATACACCCTACAGCACAATCGATATCCCAATATATTTAGTTTAGGAGATGCTTCTTCCCTGCCAACTTCCAAGACAGCAGCAGCAGCACGCAAACAAGCAGCAATTGTAGCCGAAAATTTGTTGGCATTTATAGCTTCCCAACCATTATTACATAAGTATGACGGCTACACTTGCTGTCCTTTAATCACTGGGTATGGCAAGACAATCATGGCTGAGTTTGATGGTTATAACGGCACAGTGGTTTCTAGTTTTCCCCTCAATCCCGTGAAAGAACGCTGGATTATGTGGATGATGAAAACTACTGGTTTGCCTTGGATTTATTGGAATCGGATGCTGAAAGGAGAGCAGTTTGAGGGGGATTACATCAAGTTTATGCAATGGCGGCAATAG
- a CDS encoding WD40 repeat domain-containing protein, translating to MAQNQPRAYDVVLGNQTPTPVGAAVLGGIAGVKRRFASADVVQRLAALQETTKYGQAGLELLFSALMDKSWQVRQTAYLLVQDCEKETLQRVLQEHNPYQLFGCLYKYYTPNSTTYALTVSPDGQNIVSGGKDKIITVRSLYTGRIVRTLSGHTDGIKSIAISSSGQTLISCCWDNTVKVWQLQNAANNGGTVPQSKSLDKALLYTLFPHTEAVNCVAITPNGKTLATASEDRTIKLWDLPTQRLISTFAGHTGAVKSVAISHDGKILASGSADSTIKLWNLETGELLHTLIGHSDGVKCVAIGPDSKILISGSLDKTIKLWNLQTGRFLRTLIGHWDEVNHLAIARDGYTFASCSRDGTIRLWHLRTGTQLHMLEGYLNEVVAVAITPDGGKIVSSSKDEKIRVWGVR from the coding sequence ATGGCACAGAATCAGCCCAGAGCTTACGATGTCGTCTTAGGCAATCAAACGCCCACGCCTGTGGGTGCTGCCGTTTTGGGAGGAATCGCCGGCGTCAAGCGGCGCTTCGCCAGCGCAGATGTCGTCCAACGATTGGCAGCTCTGCAAGAGACAACCAAGTACGGACAAGCAGGTTTAGAACTGCTATTTTCCGCCTTAATGGATAAATCGTGGCAAGTGCGGCAAACTGCTTACTTGCTAGTTCAAGATTGCGAAAAAGAAACTTTGCAACGAGTTTTACAAGAACACAATCCGTATCAATTGTTTGGGTGTTTGTACAAATATTACACACCCAATTCTACCACTTATGCCCTGACCGTTTCTCCTGACGGACAAAATATTGTCAGTGGCGGCAAGGACAAAATTATTACCGTGCGATCGCTCTACACGGGCAGGATCGTTCGCACCCTCAGCGGACATACAGATGGAATCAAATCTATTGCCATCAGTTCTTCCGGACAAACTCTGATTAGTTGCTGTTGGGATAACACCGTCAAGGTTTGGCAATTACAAAATGCGGCAAATAATGGTGGAACTGTGCCACAAAGCAAAAGCTTGGACAAGGCATTACTTTATACTTTATTTCCCCATACTGAGGCAGTTAATTGCGTTGCCATTACACCCAACGGAAAAACTCTCGCCACTGCCAGCGAAGATCGTACAATTAAATTGTGGGATTTACCCACGCAACGGTTAATTTCCACTTTTGCAGGACATACAGGCGCAGTCAAATCTGTTGCCATTAGTCACGATGGCAAGATTTTAGCCAGCGGCAGTGCTGACTCTACTATCAAATTGTGGAACTTAGAAACTGGAGAATTATTGCATACCCTCATCGGACATTCCGATGGGGTTAAATGCGTGGCGATCGGTCCCGATAGTAAAATTCTGATTAGCGGTTCTCTGGATAAAACAATTAAACTGTGGAACTTGCAAACGGGGAGATTTTTACGCACTCTCATCGGACATTGGGATGAGGTGAATCATCTTGCGATCGCACGCGATGGCTACACCTTTGCCAGTTGCAGTCGCGATGGAACAATTAGATTGTGGCATCTGCGAACGGGGACGCAATTGCATATGTTAGAAGGTTATCTAAATGAGGTTGTTGCTGTTGCCATTACCCCCGATGGAGGTAAGATTGTTAGTAGCAGTAAGGATGAGAAAATTAGAGTTTGGGGAGTGCGTTAG
- a CDS encoding YeeE/YedE family protein → MANFNWVYALIGGISIGLSATLLLAFNGRIAGISGIVNGAIAFSKQEFWRWLFILGMLLGGILYENVLAPQPTPTAAFSPWAMIIGGFLVGFGTRMGSGCTSGHGVCGLGRLSMRSLVAVLTFMITAILTVFVVRHVLRLSI, encoded by the coding sequence GTGGCAAATTTTAACTGGGTTTATGCTTTAATCGGGGGGATTTCCATCGGGTTAAGTGCCACCCTATTACTAGCATTCAACGGTCGCATTGCTGGAATTAGTGGAATTGTCAATGGTGCGATCGCCTTTTCCAAGCAAGAATTCTGGCGGTGGTTGTTTATCCTGGGGATGTTGCTAGGTGGCATTTTATACGAAAATGTACTAGCACCTCAACCAACTCCCACCGCTGCATTTAGTCCTTGGGCAATGATTATCGGCGGTTTTCTGGTAGGTTTTGGCACTCGCATGGGTAGCGGTTGTACTAGCGGTCACGGAGTATGCGGTTTAGGTCGATTGTCAATGCGATCGCTAGTCGCAGTTCTCACATTTATGATTACCGCTATCCTGACAGTTTTTGTTGTCCGTCACGTATTGCGGTTGAGTATATGA
- a CDS encoding LamG-like jellyroll fold domain-containing protein, protein MANRKILIIDDSGVVRRNTKAMLPVGKFEILEAKDGLEAINLIHQEGPNLILLDWILPRVSGWEVFQHIQADPELQKIPLVVMSGRIDEVRAKIPEPFAYFEFLQKIFDRNQLISAIKLAIAKARLRNQSAPQPTNNNIPQPQEYDAVLGGQNPPPVNAVVLGGMAGVKSRLTSAIVSQRIAALKEALNYGEAGISLMIQSLKDANGQVRATAYLLLQKRTEIKVRQALREYIPPDLVAWWRLDETEGNTVSDRIGTNHGIINGCTPAPITNTIKPSLLSSLCFDGVNDYVQISDAPALNFGTGDLSICFWVNTSNPHGNIDVIIDKRVESSGAVQGYTVCNYRGSLCCQLADGIGTGWTNYLAYISITNSKWHHVAITIDRDQTDGGRWYLDGVEVGNRFNPTDRQGSLNNAKPLRIGRRSDHPSWPGFFKGNIADIRLFNRVLEAIEIQAIYEA, encoded by the coding sequence ATGGCGAATCGCAAAATCTTGATTATCGATGACAGCGGAGTCGTTCGTAGAAATACCAAAGCAATGTTACCTGTGGGTAAATTTGAAATCTTGGAAGCTAAAGATGGTCTGGAGGCAATCAATCTCATCCACCAAGAAGGGCCAAACTTGATTTTACTGGATTGGATATTGCCTAGAGTGAGCGGTTGGGAAGTGTTTCAGCATATCCAAGCCGATCCGGAATTACAGAAAATTCCCTTAGTGGTGATGTCAGGACGTATAGATGAAGTAAGAGCAAAAATTCCCGAACCGTTTGCGTATTTTGAATTTTTACAGAAAATTTTTGACCGAAACCAACTGATTTCTGCAATTAAATTGGCGATTGCTAAAGCCAGATTGCGTAATCAATCGGCTCCTCAACCTACTAATAACAACATCCCGCAACCGCAAGAATATGATGCTGTGCTTGGCGGTCAAAATCCACCGCCTGTGAATGCGGTTGTATTGGGAGGAATGGCAGGTGTGAAGTCGCGATTGACAAGTGCGATCGTCTCTCAGAGAATTGCGGCATTAAAAGAAGCGCTGAATTATGGAGAAGCCGGGATAAGTTTGATGATTCAATCTTTAAAAGATGCTAACGGACAAGTACGAGCAACTGCTTATTTGCTACTGCAAAAAAGGACAGAAATTAAAGTTCGACAAGCACTGCGGGAGTACATACCCCCCGATCTGGTGGCGTGGTGGCGCTTGGATGAAACTGAAGGTAATACTGTTAGCGATCGCATCGGCACAAATCACGGCATAATCAATGGTTGCACTCCCGCACCCATAACTAATACCATCAAGCCCAGTTTGCTTAGTTCTCTGTGCTTTGATGGTGTGAATGACTATGTACAAATTAGCGACGCTCCTGCCCTCAACTTTGGAACGGGCGACCTTTCCATCTGTTTTTGGGTTAACACCAGTAACCCGCATGGAAATATCGATGTCATTATTGATAAAAGAGTTGAAAGTTCGGGTGCTGTGCAGGGCTATACTGTTTGCAATTATCGCGGCAGTTTATGTTGTCAACTAGCTGATGGGATAGGCACTGGATGGACGAATTACCTCGCCTATATATCAATTACTAATAGCAAGTGGCATCATGTGGCGATTACGATCGACCGAGACCAAACTGATGGGGGAAGGTGGTATCTTGATGGGGTAGAGGTCGGCAATCGATTTAACCCAACAGACAGACAAGGTTCTCTCAACAACGCGAAACCGTTGCGAATTGGCAGACGTTCCGATCATCCCAGTTGGCCCGGATTCTTCAAGGGTAACATTGCAGATATCAGACTTTTCAATCGTGTGCTGGAGGCGATCGAAATTCAAGCGATATATGAGGCATAA
- a CDS encoding nucleotide exchange factor GrpE, protein MVNDPNLFWFGCVLWLVSIWLIFSLLRSDEAKSDKENDTAAEKRFQAEAANEKIEALRQECLRLREELQQQSTQLKAEFENATFSQLQTLLTNYPSVRKMTEAKPDLPAKNLVALFAPLDNVLESWGYERIGSAWEQVPFNPQLHQPDTNDITEGELVYIRFVGYRDGSRILSPAKVSRNLPISPPPK, encoded by the coding sequence ATGGTTAACGACCCCAATCTATTCTGGTTTGGTTGCGTTTTGTGGTTGGTTAGCATTTGGCTAATTTTCAGTCTGCTTCGTTCTGATGAAGCTAAATCTGACAAGGAGAACGATACGGCTGCTGAAAAGCGTTTCCAAGCAGAAGCAGCCAACGAAAAAATCGAAGCCTTGCGCCAAGAATGTCTGCGGCTGCGAGAAGAATTGCAGCAGCAATCAACACAGCTAAAAGCTGAGTTCGAGAATGCTACCTTCTCCCAATTGCAAACACTGCTAACCAACTATCCCAGCGTTCGCAAAATGACGGAAGCGAAACCAGATTTACCAGCTAAAAATTTGGTGGCGCTGTTTGCTCCGTTGGATAATGTTTTGGAGAGTTGGGGGTATGAAAGAATTGGTTCTGCTTGGGAACAAGTGCCATTCAATCCCCAACTGCATCAACCGGATACGAATGATATTACGGAAGGAGAGTTGGTTTATATTCGGTTTGTCGGGTATCGAGACGGCTCGCGCATTCTTTCTCCCGCCAAAGTCAGCCGTAATTTACCAATTTCGCCTCCACCTAAATGA
- a CDS encoding DUF6691 family protein, with translation MKEKLIALLSGVLFGLGLGLSQMIDRDRVLGFLDVAGNWDATLLFVLGGAVTVTVIAFRFVLRLPHPILADKFNLPTNKHIDKPLVIGAAIFGIGWGIAGYCPGPGIVALVLRNGNPILFMVAFVAGSIAYKLYATNSRF, from the coding sequence ATGAAAGAGAAGCTAATCGCGTTATTGTCAGGTGTGCTATTCGGTCTGGGATTGGGACTTTCTCAGATGATCGATCGCGATCGCGTACTCGGCTTTTTGGATGTCGCTGGTAATTGGGATGCCACATTATTATTTGTGTTGGGTGGCGCAGTCACGGTGACGGTAATTGCCTTCCGATTTGTCCTGCGTCTTCCTCACCCAATTTTGGCAGACAAATTTAATTTACCCACTAATAAACATATCGACAAACCTTTAGTAATTGGCGCTGCTATTTTCGGGATTGGGTGGGGAATAGCGGGTTACTGTCCTGGGCCAGGAATCGTTGCTTTAGTGTTACGGAATGGGAATCCAATTTTGTTTATGGTGGCGTTCGTTGCTGGTTCGATCGCGTACAAATTGTATGCGACTAATTCTAGATTTTAG
- a CDS encoding putative bifunctional diguanylate cyclase/phosphodiesterase has protein sequence MRSIFGIDLHSFRGNQDKYRQIYGISCLSEIIRLEETAKSFYLVFFMKKTDRELSLYVFISKFPRPKSYEGKIMCVAFLGTHVPLLALLGYFLASNSFSLAASLRVLVIALAATLIGTVVTLYVLHKLLAPIILTYLAQRAYINQKKLPDLPTKYTDEAGILMADTVQTIKKLDEVIEHLTNYDAVTSLANRVLFGDRLQQALLRNQERNRLLAVMALKLNNFREINNGLGSDAADRLLRVIAQRLSVTISTHDILCRIGSDEFAIALTELTASEDAVEFCRSLLDRLASPINLFGDRVNAVVSIGIAIYPFDGNTVDRLLQSANTAVDEAYRQMPNNYQFYSANMNSQLQERLALESKLRYALQRNELVLYYQPRVDTTTGKIVSVEALLRWQNPELGLVSPAKFIPIAEANGSIVPIGEWVIRTACTQNRLWQESLSQSLRVAVNLSARQLAQLNLVERIASILNETQLNPAYLELEVTESLMMENLEQSIRVLEELRELGVKLALDDFGTGYSSLNYLRRFPIHTLKIDRSFVRDVVSNSHDGAVTNAIITLAKSLDLNITAEGVETQEQCEYVKAQGCHEIQGYYFSPPIPTLAMTALLKKSEKVTNYEDIRNLISS, from the coding sequence ATGAGATCTATCTTTGGGATAGATTTGCACAGTTTTCGGGGTAATCAAGATAAATACAGGCAAATTTATGGAATAAGTTGCCTGAGCGAGATTATTCGGCTTGAGGAAACTGCAAAATCATTTTATCTGGTATTTTTCATGAAAAAAACCGATCGAGAGTTGTCGCTTTACGTATTTATCTCGAAATTTCCCCGTCCAAAAAGCTACGAGGGCAAAATCATGTGCGTGGCGTTTTTGGGAACGCACGTACCGCTTTTAGCTCTTTTGGGTTATTTTTTAGCGAGCAACTCATTTTCCTTGGCGGCAAGTCTGCGGGTGCTGGTAATTGCACTAGCTGCGACTTTAATCGGCACAGTCGTGACGTTATATGTTTTGCACAAACTGCTAGCACCGATAATTCTCACCTATTTAGCCCAAAGAGCGTACATCAATCAAAAAAAGCTACCCGATCTGCCAACCAAATATACTGATGAAGCTGGTATTTTGATGGCAGATACAGTCCAAACAATCAAAAAATTAGATGAAGTTATCGAACATTTAACTAACTACGATGCTGTAACAAGTCTTGCCAATCGAGTTTTGTTTGGCGATCGTCTCCAGCAAGCTTTGTTGCGAAATCAGGAAAGAAATCGGCTGTTAGCGGTGATGGCTTTGAAGTTGAATAATTTTCGAGAAATTAATAATGGTTTGGGAAGCGATGCAGCCGATCGACTACTCAGAGTAATTGCCCAAAGGCTAAGTGTTACTATATCCACTCACGATATCCTTTGTCGGATTGGCAGCGATGAATTTGCGATCGCGCTTACCGAATTAACTGCATCGGAGGATGCGGTAGAGTTTTGTCGATCGCTCCTCGATCGCCTCGCTTCACCCATCAATTTATTTGGCGATCGCGTCAATGCTGTAGTTAGCATTGGCATTGCTATCTATCCCTTTGATGGCAATACAGTCGATCGACTTTTGCAAAGTGCCAATACAGCAGTCGATGAAGCCTATCGCCAGATGCCAAATAACTATCAGTTTTACTCAGCTAACATGAATTCCCAATTGCAGGAACGGTTAGCTTTGGAAAGTAAATTGCGTTATGCTTTACAGCGAAACGAACTGGTACTTTACTATCAGCCTAGAGTTGATACAACTACGGGTAAAATTGTGAGTGTCGAAGCTTTATTGCGTTGGCAAAACCCCGAACTTGGACTCGTCTCGCCAGCCAAATTCATCCCGATTGCAGAGGCTAATGGTTCGATCGTTCCCATTGGGGAATGGGTGATACGCACCGCTTGCACTCAAAACCGACTCTGGCAAGAATCGTTATCCCAATCGTTGCGGGTAGCGGTTAATTTGTCAGCTCGCCAATTGGCACAACTGAATTTAGTTGAACGCATCGCTTCTATCCTCAATGAGACACAACTCAATCCCGCTTATTTAGAACTTGAAGTTACGGAAAGTTTGATGATGGAGAATCTCGAACAGTCAATTAGGGTACTGGAAGAATTGCGCGAGTTAGGTGTGAAGTTAGCACTGGATGATTTTGGCACCGGATATTCATCTTTAAATTATTTGAGACGTTTTCCCATCCATACTCTGAAGATCGATCGCTCTTTTGTGCGCGACGTTGTTTCTAACTCCCATGATGGAGCAGTTACCAACGCAATTATCACTTTGGCAAAAAGCCTAGACTTAAATATCACCGCTGAAGGCGTAGAAACACAAGAACAGTGCGAATATGTGAAAGCACAAGGTTGCCATGAAATTCAAGGTTACTATTTTAGTCCGCCTATTCCCACCCTTGCCATGACTGCGCTATTAAAGAAAAGCGAAAAAGTGACTAATTACGAAGATATCAGGAATTTAATCTCAAGTTGA
- a CDS encoding Hsp70 family protein, with product MTVVAIDFGTSNTVVCTLDPATQTPRTLKFKAISRGFETPGGQVFVVPTLVYVQKENRLVFGEQVRSQRLAFNETERLFQAFKRDLAADFQPPPRQIDGNSYSAESVSELFIKEIWQQIEPEKLQPKNVIFTVPVGAFERYLDWFRDIGEKLGVPEVQIVDESTAAALGYAVKRPGSVVLVVDFGGGTLDLSLVRTQAASGGQKILKAEVIAKSDAYVGGVDIDVWIVEHYLRRIGSSRQEIKEIGWQNLLQIAEKLKIQLSTASEAKDSWFDDENFIAHELNLSRDELEEILENQQLLEQLRQALDEVVAVAYNKGVSKTDIELVALVGGSCLIPAVQQLVISYFGKSRVKIGKPFEAIAHGALTLPQIIEVEDYLRHGYAIRLWEPQMRTYSYFPLFEKGTKYPCQRDEPLILQTALEGQREIRLDIGELAEISHAEVTFDALGRMTSGSVHQESEFRSLESHHEQVCVAHLDPPGQLGIDRIEVNFEVNEGRVLLATVKDLLTRRVLVERSAIAKLQ from the coding sequence ATGACAGTTGTTGCCATCGATTTCGGAACAAGCAACACCGTCGTCTGCACTCTAGATCCCGCAACGCAGACGCCACGGACGCTGAAATTTAAAGCCATATCGCGAGGATTTGAAACACCTGGCGGTCAAGTATTTGTAGTCCCAACGCTGGTATACGTCCAAAAGGAAAACCGCCTCGTGTTTGGGGAACAGGTGCGATCGCAACGTCTCGCTTTTAACGAAACAGAGCGACTTTTTCAGGCATTCAAACGCGATTTAGCCGCAGATTTTCAGCCGCCACCCCGTCAAATTGATGGTAACAGTTACTCGGCAGAATCAGTATCGGAACTGTTTATCAAAGAAATTTGGCAACAAATAGAGCCAGAAAAACTGCAACCCAAGAACGTAATTTTTACCGTACCTGTGGGTGCATTTGAACGCTATCTTGACTGGTTTCGCGATATTGGCGAAAAACTGGGCGTTCCGGAAGTGCAAATCGTAGATGAATCTACAGCCGCAGCGCTTGGTTATGCGGTGAAAAGACCGGGTTCTGTGGTTTTAGTAGTAGATTTTGGCGGCGGAACTCTGGATTTAAGCTTAGTTCGCACCCAAGCAGCCAGCGGCGGACAAAAAATATTAAAAGCTGAAGTAATAGCCAAATCCGATGCTTATGTCGGCGGTGTTGATATAGATGTTTGGATTGTCGAACATTATTTGCGGCGAATTGGTTCTTCGCGACAAGAAATAAAAGAAATTGGTTGGCAGAATTTATTGCAAATCGCAGAAAAGCTGAAAATTCAATTATCAACTGCAAGTGAAGCCAAAGATAGTTGGTTCGACGATGAAAACTTTATTGCCCACGAATTGAATTTAAGTCGAGATGAATTAGAAGAAATACTGGAAAATCAACAGTTATTAGAACAACTGCGGCAAGCTTTGGATGAAGTGGTAGCGGTTGCTTACAACAAAGGCGTCAGCAAAACTGATATCGAACTGGTGGCGCTGGTGGGAGGTAGCTGTTTAATTCCGGCAGTGCAGCAATTAGTTATATCTTATTTTGGCAAATCGCGGGTGAAAATAGGCAAGCCATTTGAAGCGATCGCGCACGGTGCGCTGACACTTCCGCAGATAATAGAAGTGGAGGATTATCTGCGACATGGCTATGCAATTCGTCTCTGGGAACCGCAAATGCGAACTTATTCTTATTTTCCTTTGTTTGAAAAGGGAACTAAATATCCCTGCCAACGCGACGAACCGCTGATATTGCAAACAGCATTAGAGGGACAGCGAGAAATTCGTTTGGATATTGGCGAATTGGCAGAAATATCCCACGCAGAAGTAACCTTTGATGCGCTGGGAAGAATGACGAGTGGTAGCGTGCATCAAGAGTCAGAATTTCGTTCTTTGGAAAGCCATCACGAACAAGTTTGCGTAGCGCATCTCGACCCACCGGGACAACTAGGCATAGATAGGATCGAAGTAAATTTTGAAGTGAATGAAGGGCGGGTTTTGTTGGCAACAGTGAAAGATTTGTTGACGAGACGAGTGTTGGTGGAGAGAAGTGCGATCGCGAAACTTCAGTAA